AGCGAGCGCCTGTGCAGGCTCTATCCGACTGGCTCGGATAGCTGGCAAAAGAGCGCCCAGCGCGCAGAAAAAGAGCGAGACGGCGAGCGCGAGTGCGAACATCCACCACTCATAGACAAAGAGGGACTCCGGCTTGTACGGGAACGGTCGGACCCATGCTCCAAGCGCGTAGTCTACAAACGCTGATACCGAGAGGCTAAGGACAATGCCCGCGAGTGCGCCAGCAAAACCAAGGAGTATCGCTTCGCCAAGGACCAATCCGCGAATTGAAGCGCGGGTAGCGCCCACGGCTCTCATCAAAGCGAGTTCTCGCTTTCTCTCGAGAATTATCATCATGAAGGTATGCATGATGTTGATGGCTGCGATGGCCAAAAAGATGAAGCTCACGAGGTTAAAAATCAGGGTGATGAGCAAAATCAGGAGGCCTGCACGCTCAGCGTTTTGGTACTTGGAAGAGAGCGCGTAGCCCAGACCTTCGGTGACTTCGAGCGCGATGTTGGCGACTTCGTCGTTGGAGGTCGCCTCGACCAAAATCGAGTGAAATTCTTGGCTGCTTTCTTCGCCCCCGATTTCGGCATTGAGGCGCTCTACATAGCCAAGAGGCATAGTGACTCCGAGCCCGAGCGCCTTATCCGAGAACCCGACGAGTCTCATTTTTCGCGTATTGAGCTTTGCGCTTTTGGAGCTCCCGAGGAAACTTCGGCCAAACACGCCCTCCATTTGAAAGCCGATGAGCGCTGACTCCGAGAGTTTTGGTAGTTTGGAGAGTGCGCCTCGTGCGCCACCCATCGCAGTTTGAATGGACCCGTTATAGATCTCGAGCAAGGAAGGCGAAATGATGACGGGGATAGGCATGGCGCAGATTTTGGCGCTGGCCTCACAATAGGTGCCGCCCTCGCATTCGGCGTCTGAATCACACGTATTGCCCTGGCACGTCCCTTCAACACACGAATAGCTCTGAGGGCAGGCGCTATCGGCCTCGCATGAGATGGCTTCCCAGTCTTTGAACTCGTGGTCGGCACCTTCTTCGAGTGTGACGAGTTCGGCAGGGATACCGTCGGCGATGAGCTCGGTGACCATATCCTTGCCGAGTATCTCTTTGCCGCCTCGGACGCTCGACGGAAAGGTCAGGCGCATGCGGGGGTAAACGCCTGCGACGCCAGGAATTCGCTGGAGTTGAGTCACGAGGCGGTCATTGAGCTTTTTACCACCGAAGAGGCCTTCGGTTTGAAACCCTCCGACGTCAAACGAAGGTTTGACGACCTCGATCTGGGTGATGACAAAGATCTTCTCGAGCACGGTCGTTCGCACCCCGACACCAAGTGCGGTGAAGAAGATCAGCGTTCCGATACCGATTGCGATTCCAATGCTGGAGAGCACAAAATCGAGACGGTTTCGACGTACGGATTGTCGCACGAGCTCTATGAGTCGGCTGGTTTTCATGGTGCCGTCCCTGAGTCGGAAATCACCTTGCCGGCCTCGAATCGAATGGTTCTTCTGGCGAGTTTGGCCACGTGTTCTTCGTGGGTCACCAGAAGCACAGTCATTCCGGATTCGTTGAGTTCTTGGAAGATACTCATGATCTGCAGGCCGGTCTCCTTGTCGAGGCTTCCAGTTGGCTCGTCGCAGAGCAGGATTGACGGACTTGAAAGCAATGCGCGGGCAATGGCGACGCGCTGTTTTTGCCCGCCTGAGAGCTGTGGCGGCCTATCCTGCGCCTTGTCTTTGAGCCCCACCTGATCCAGGAGTTCCAACCCACGCGATTGCGGAATAGACTCAGCGGCGAAGAACGCTGGGAGCATCACATTTTCCAAGACGCTTAGATGGTCGAGCAAGTTGAATTGTTGGAACACAAACCCCAACTCGCGATTGCGTTTTTGGGCGAGCGCCTTGTCCGAGAGCCCTTCG
This Microvenator marinus DNA region includes the following protein-coding sequences:
- a CDS encoding FtsX-like permease family protein; its protein translation is MKTSRLIELVRQSVRRNRLDFVLSSIGIAIGIGTLIFFTALGVGVRTTVLEKIFVITQIEVVKPSFDVGGFQTEGLFGGKKLNDRLVTQLQRIPGVAGVYPRMRLTFPSSVRGGKEILGKDMVTELIADGIPAELVTLEEGADHEFKDWEAISCEADSACPQSYSCVEGTCQGNTCDSDAECEGGTYCEASAKICAMPIPVIISPSLLEIYNGSIQTAMGGARGALSKLPKLSESALIGFQMEGVFGRSFLGSSKSAKLNTRKMRLVGFSDKALGLGVTMPLGYVERLNAEIGGEESSQEFHSILVEATSNDEVANIALEVTEGLGYALSSKYQNAERAGLLILLITLIFNLVSFIFLAIAAINIMHTFMMIILERKRELALMRAVGATRASIRGLVLGEAILLGFAGALAGIVLSLSVSAFVDYALGAWVRPFPYKPESLFVYEWWMFALALAVSLFFCALGALLPAIRASRIEPAQALAGH
- a CDS encoding ABC transporter ATP-binding protein yields the protein MISTQNLQKKYGPDTVLDQVSIQIESGEFVAVVGASGSGKTTFLNVVGGLDRTYEGQITVNDQKLEGLSDKALAQKRNRELGFVFQQFNLLDHLSVLENVMLPAFFAAESIPQSRGLELLDQVGLKDKAQDRPPQLSGGQKQRVAIARALLSSPSILLCDEPTGSLDKETGLQIMSIFQELNESGMTVLLVTHEEHVAKLARRTIRFEAGKVISDSGTAP